A part of Aegilops tauschii subsp. strangulata cultivar AL8/78 chromosome 2, Aet v6.0, whole genome shotgun sequence genomic DNA contains:
- the LOC141041115 gene encoding uncharacterized protein codes for MGSPPISFDHAGTSSRTTSVLCFDKLYALNGQAFQRLNEALVTLIPKRPDAATLFDYRPISLIHIVAKLFAKFAVTKGIIRRLTDRLAASSISLFADDVVIFCHPDPSELAVVSGLLDYFGAVSGLRTNVAKCSAAPIQCTPEVSDAVGSSLTCPVVAFPIQYLGLPLSLRKVPASHLLPLIDKLLRKLATWKAALLSRGERLALVWQVLMAMPMHILLAMLLSPPILKKANRIIRDFLWHGRRDARAGSCLVSWAIVCHPIELGGLGIRDLHRTGISLRV; via the exons ATGGGTTCACCGCCGATTTCCTTCGATCATGCTGGGACGTCATCAAGAACGACCTCTGTGCTGTGCTTCGACAAGTTATACGCTCTCAACGGGCAAGCTTTCCAGAGGCTCAACGAGGCCCTGGTCACTCTAATCCCCAAGAGGCCGGACGCCGCCACCTTGTTCGATTACCGCCCCATCAGCCTCATTCACATCGTCGCTAAACTCTTCGCCAAG TTTGCGGTGACCAAGGGCATCATCCGGCGACTCACCGACCGCCTGGCTGCTTCCAGCATCTCCCTCTTTGCAGATGACGTGGTCATTTTCTGCCACCCCGATCCCTCCGAGCTCGCCGTCGTTAGCGGGCTCCTCGACTACTTTGGGGCTGTGTCAGGGCTACGCACCAATGTCGCCAAGTGCTCGGCGGCGCCAATCCAGTGCACCCCCGAGGTCTCTGACGCGGTTGGCTCTTCTCTGACCTGTCCGGTAGTGGCCTTCCCCATCCAATACCTaggcctccccctctccctccgCAAGGTGCCTGCCTCTCACCTGCTTCCCCTCATCGACAAGCTACTCCGCAAGTTGGCAACCTGGAAGGCCGCGCTTCTCTCGCGAGGGGAACGCCTCGCCTTGGTCTGGCAAGTTCTTATGGCTATGCCCAtgcacatccttctggccatgtTGCTATCCCCACCCATCCTCAAGAAGGCGAACCGGATCATCCGCGACTTCCTATGGCACGGCCGCAGAGATGCCCGTGCTGGATCTTGTCTTGTTAGCTGGGCAATAGTTTGCCATCCTATCGAGCTTGGCGGGCTCGGAATTCGTGATCTCCACCGCACCGGCATCTCCCTTCGCGTCTGA